TCCGAAAGCTTTTCGAGGAATCTTTGGATGAAGGTATCAAACCAGCGGGTCAGTTTGAAATGGTGTTCCTGCTGTTTGAGAGAGAGGAATCGCGAAGATAAAAGGGGAATCAGTGTCAAAGCGACAAAGAGAGAGGTCAACAGGGAGACAACAATGGTCAGGGCCATGTCTTTAAAAAGCACGCCAGATATTCCCGGCAGAAAAAGAATCGGTACAAAGACAGAAATCGTTGTGAGAGTTGAAGCCGTAATGGCCATGGAAATCTCTTTTGAACCAATTTCTGCGGCTTTTTTAATAGGTTCATTCAGCTCATGGTTTCGTCTGAAAATATTTTCAAGGACCACAATGGAGTTATCCACCAAAAGGCCGATTGCCAGTGCCAGTCCCGCCATGGAAATAATGTTCAGAGTAATCCCGAGCTGACTCATGATGAAAAAGGTAAGGAGGATTGAGATAGGAATTGAGACAGCTACAATGAGGGAACTGACAATATGCCTGAGGAAGAAGAAAAGAACCAGAGCAGACAGGATAAAAGCAAGAACGGCTGTTGAGGAGAGGTTCTGAACCGATTTTTCAATAAACTCTGCCTGATTAAAAATGATATTGAACGATACATTATTTCCGATTTGTTCTTCCAGGATCGGCAAATAATTAATGATATTATTACATGTATTGACAGTATTGGCATCAGACTGCTTGGACGCCACAATCACAATACTGTTTTCACGGTTATTGCGAATGACTTGTGTTACTTCCTTGTAGCCGTCCACAACTTCGGCCACATTTTTCAGATAGACCGGTTTACCCGTCGGTGAATAGCCGACTGTTACATTCCGAATATCCTCCACATTGCTGAACCGGGTTTCCGTAATGACTGAAAACTCCTTCCGCCCCTCTTCAAGGAGTCCGCCGGGAATATCCAGGTTTGCCATACTCACGGCTGATTTAATCTGATCCATACTCAGTCTATTTGCAGCCAGACGGTACGGATCAATCAGGATCTGAATCTCCCGCTCAGTCCCACCGGCAATGTTAACCGATGCCACCCCTTCCAGCCGTTCCAACCTGGGCTGGGCTTGTTCGGTCAGCACCTGCTTTAATTCAACTTCTCCCAGTTTGTCAGATGTTACATTAAAAATCAGAATCGGCTGCATGGACGGATTGAATGCAAAGGTAATGGGTTCACTGGCATCTGTTGGCAAATAATCCCTGACCATATCAATGCTTTTCCGGATATCATTTTCCCCTACATTGATGTCCGTCCCCCAGGAAAATTCCACAAAAATCACGGAGATCCCGGTCCGGGAAGTCGAACTCACATGTTTCACCCCTTCCACAGAAATCACAGCCTCTTCAAGGGGACGGGTAAGAACATTTTCGATATCCTCAGGCCCAACCCCTTCATAGGTTGTAAAAATGGCTACAAAGGGGAGGTCCATATCGGGATACAAATCGATTTTCAGTTGAGACAATCCGAACAACCCTGCACCTACAATCAGGATATAGATCATAAAAAAAGTAATGCCTCTGCGAATACTGACTTCAGATATATTCATATATTTGTCCTATCCTTACGAATTCACCTTCACAATATTGACCATGGTGGAATCCCGAAGATTTGCCCGGCCTACTGATACAACCCGGTCTCCTTCTTCCAGTCCGGAAACAACCTCCAGAAATAAACCGGAACGTATGCCGATTTCAATTTCTTTTTCCAAAGCGAGGCTGTCTTCAACAACAAATACGGAAAAAATCTGTTCAATTTCCGTATCCCGGATGGAACCACCGTTAAGGTGGCGGGAAGTTCTGACATCCACATTATTCCGGTTTACCAGCAGAACGTTATCTTTTGACTGAACAATAATTTCAAGCCGTGCAAACATCCCGGGGGTCAGGGAATTATCGGGGTTATTCAACAGGATTTCCACCTGGCTGGTCCGGGTTGCCGCATTTACAACCGGTGAAATCCGTACAACCCGTCCCTCGAAAACCCGGCCCGGAAAGACATCCACATAAACATTGACTTTTTGTCCCTTTCTCACCAGCCGAATGTCTTTTTCAATCACATCAACCGTAATTTTCAAAGGATCTTTTTGAGTTATGGTTACAATCGGCATCTGTCCTGCCGCCATATCACCCACATTGAGCATCTTGCCAGAAACGTATCCGTCTATGGGAGCTTTAATAACTGCATCCTCCAGCTGCTCTCTGGCCATCTTATAACCGGCTTCAGCCTGAGCCACCCCGTTTTTGGCCACCTCCAACTGGGTTTTCAGCTGCTCATACTGACTTTCACTCACAGCCTCTTCCTTGTAGAGTTGTTCGATTCGGGCATACTCCAGTTTCAAATTTTCAAGCTGTGATTTTGCACTGGCCAGGGCTGCTTCTGCCTGATAAACCGATTGTTTTAACTTAGAATCTTCCACGCGGGCAATAACTGTTCCCTTGCGAATATAATCCCCGTTATTGACAGGAAAATCTACGATACGGTCCGGAATTTTTGCAAAAATCCGGGCAGAAGTTTCCGCCTGGATATCCCCCAAATATGTCAGTTTGTTTTGAATACATCCATACCCAACAGTTTCAACCTCGACAGGAACAATGACCAGGTCGTCACTCCGTTTATTCATGGCATTGGAACGATCGATGACCAACTGCATTTCTGCGATCATGCGCCGGGCCGACTGATTATCTTCCTTGTTGTCAAATTGAGAGACAATATTCCGGATATCTGCGGCAAGTTCCCTGTAATCTTCTGCCGTTTGCTGTGATTTACGGAAAACTATCACAACTGCTATGATAATCATCAATACAATAAGTGCAATGATCCAACGTTTTTTCATGAGCTTATACCTTATAATTTATTTACTGCCTGTTTCAATTGAAGAATCGCTGTATTGTATTCAAACACAGCGCTCAAATAGGAACTTCGGGCTCCCAGTGCCCCGCTTTCGGCATTCAGGACTTCCACCTGGGTGGCTCCGCCGTTTTCATACATGATTTTCACCATTCTCAGGGCTTCATCAGCCTGTTCCACAAGTGTTGCATTGGATTCTACCTTTTCACGGGATTCAAAGACTTTAAAATATGCCTTTTCCACGTCTGAAAGAATGAAATCAATCGTCTGTTCCACCTGGAGTTCATGCTTCTTCAATTCTATATTTGCCTGTTGTACAGATGCCAAATGTTTACCACCGCTCAGGAGTGGTATTGACACACTTACAGAAACATTTTTACTGCGATAATACTCCATGTCGTCTTGCGAATCTGCCTGGGCCTGATGACGCACATCGGCGCTGAGGGATACTTTCGGAAGGGCTCCGCTGGCTGCCAGCAACCGCCGGGATTTGAGCATCTTTTCCTGATATTTCAGCAATACCAATTCATAACGGTTGGCCAGGGCTTCCTGTTTGATTTCTTCAAGGGCTGATTCCCGAAACGGATTGTCCATCAGCGTCAATTCACCGCTTAATTCTATTTCTTCATCCGTTTCAAGATTTAAAAATGTTATCAGATTTGTCATCAGGTTCTTTTTCCGGTTTTTCAATGAAAGCAGGCGGGGACTGATTTCCCTGTACTTTACTTCAGCCTGCAGGACCTCAAACTGGTTAGCTTTTCCGGCAGCTTTCATCTTCCTGACCATTTCAAGGTTGGCCAAAGCAGAGCGTTCTGCTTCTTCCGTGGCCCGAATCAGGGATTCCATCAGGAGAATTTGTTGATACAGGGTGCGAACCGTGAGAATAACATTGTTTTTCTCTTGTTCTTTCTGAATTTCCGCCATCTCCTCTCCTGTTTTCGCTAACCGAACGGATGAAAACAGAGCACCGCTTGTGAAGAGAGTTTGGGAAACGGAAATGCCACCGGTAGAATTATAGGTGGATCCCATTGTAATAGGCTGAGGACCGGCACCGGGAATATCAATTACGACAACAGGAAGTTCAAAGTTTTTTGTATACTGTCCATAAACACTGAATTGAGGCAATAAACCTCCAACAGCCTCACGAAATCCGGCTTCCGCCTTTTTCAGAGATGCTTCCGCCATTTTCAACCGGATATTTTTTTCCAGGGCAATCTGTTCTGCCTTTTCAAGGGTCAGTTCTTCCCCCTGAACAGGAAGAACGGATACACAAAATATGATCAATAAACTGAATAATCCTCTATTTCTTTGTTTCATGTGACGCTATACCTCCTTCAAGTATCCCGAGAACCATTGATTTCATTTGATTGTCCTCAATTTTTATGTTTTCACGGTAAATCACGGAAAATTGGCCGTGTAAAATCCCAAAAACAGCTCCGGTCAGCATTGGGATGTCGATATCATTCCGAATCCCCCCCTCCTTTACTCCTTTTTCCAGGATTTTTGAAAGGCAATCAAAGTTTATTTTCCAAAAACGGTTGAACTCCATAAAAATCCTGTCCTTGATGGCGCCGCTGGAAAATTTGTTGATAATCATCCAGTGATCTTTTTTAAACTCAGAAAAATAGATCATCTTTTCAACCCATTCAGACAAAACATCCCAAACCGGCTGATCACTTTCTGAAAGCTGCTGACTGATCCGGGTCAAATCGGCAAAAGAATCCTTTATAATATCAAAAAACAGTTCTTCTTTACTTTCGTAATGATAGTATAATGCAGCTTTCGTTACTCCCACCTCTTTGGCAATTTCCCGCATGGATGTGGCATTATAGCCTTTTAATGCATAGAGGTGTGCTGCTGTTTCCTTTATTTTCTCCCGCATAAGCCTCCCTACTTACCGACCGGTAAGTTAGAGGTTTTTTCCATGAGTCCCAAGGAATTTTTTGTGCCACTTTGATGAAAATCACGTTTTAAATTCAGTTATACATTTAAGGAGGTTTTATGAAATTACGTTTTTGTGCGATTACAGTCCTGTTACTCACGGCTCTTACAGCCTTTTCTTTCGCGGAAGAATACCAGGCAACATTTATACACTGGAATGATTTTCACAGCCGGAATATGCCGTGGAAACCCGGCAATTACAATCCGGATGGGCACATGGCAGGCGGGTACGCCTATCTGGCGGGACTTGTAGATTCCCTGAGAGAGGTCTATCCAAAAGCTTTGGCCGTCCATGCCGGTGATGATTTTCAGGGGACGCCCATCAGCAGCATCACCCGGGGATTGTCTCAGATTTCCATCCTGAATGAAATCAAACCGGATTTTTTCACAGTGGGAAACCATGAATTTGACTACGGTTTAACCCGGTTGCTGGCCTTGCAGGATTCTGCGAAATTTGACATGTACGCAGCCAATGTACGACGGGACAAAAAAGGGCCGAGACTGTTTAAGTCCCTGATGATTCCGGATAAATTTCCCTTCAAAGCCGCATTGATTGGTCTGACCACAGATGATTTATACACCCTGTGTCTGCCCACAAACCTGGAAGGAATTTATGTGGAAGATCCGGCAGAAACGGCCCGGTATCTGATTGATTCCCTGAAAAATGAGGGGGTTGAATTCATTGTGGCCGTCACCCACCAGGGAATTGGTGAAGATATCAAACTGGCACAGGAGATTCCGGATATCGACCTGATTATCGGGGGGCACTCCCACACTTATATGAGCAAACCCCGGATCGAGGGTAACACATATATTGTACAGGCATCCAGCAGTGGTCGTTATGTGGGGGAAATCCATCTGAAAACAGATGGAAAAACTATTCAGGATTTTGATTTTAAGATTCTTGAAGTCCGTCCTGACAAATTAAAACCCTCACCGGAAGTCGCCAGGATTGTGGAATACTATGAAGCACAAGCAGGAAAAGCACTGGATGAAGTCATTGGAGAATTGAAAACGGACTGGTCCCGTAAAGGTGTGGAATCCAATCTGGGCAACTGGTTGACTGATGCCATGCGGGCTTACACCGGGGCTGATATCGGGATACAGAACAACGGCGGCATTCGAAAAGATCTGCCGGCAGGTCCCATTCGTGTCCGGGATATCTGGGAAATCTCACCCTTCAGCAATAAAATTATTACTTTCACTGTCACCGGCAAAGAAGTCCAAAAAATGTTGGATTTTCAGGTAAAACGTGGCATTTCCCTCCAGTTTTCCGGAGTCACCTTCGTTGCGGATACAACAAAAGAAATAGCAAGGAAAGTCCGGATAGACGGGAAATGGGTTATTCCC
Above is a genomic segment from Candidatus Neomarinimicrobiota bacterium containing:
- a CDS encoding efflux RND transporter permease subunit, which gives rise to MNISEVSIRRGITFFMIYILIVGAGLFGLSQLKIDLYPDMDLPFVAIFTTYEGVGPEDIENVLTRPLEEAVISVEGVKHVSSTSRTGISVIFVEFSWGTDINVGENDIRKSIDMVRDYLPTDASEPITFAFNPSMQPILIFNVTSDKLGEVELKQVLTEQAQPRLERLEGVASVNIAGGTEREIQILIDPYRLAANRLSMDQIKSAVSMANLDIPGGLLEEGRKEFSVITETRFSNVEDIRNVTVGYSPTGKPVYLKNVAEVVDGYKEVTQVIRNNRENSIVIVASKQSDANTVNTCNNIINYLPILEEQIGNNVSFNIIFNQAEFIEKSVQNLSSTAVLAFILSALVLFFFLRHIVSSLIVAVSIPISILLTFFIMSQLGITLNIISMAGLALAIGLLVDNSIVVLENIFRRNHELNEPIKKAAEIGSKEISMAITASTLTTISVFVPILFLPGISGVLFKDMALTIVVSLLTSLFVALTLIPLLSSRFLSLKQQEHHFKLTRWFDTFIQRFLEKLSDLYQKSLKWVLAHKKLFVLSVIGIAVISMILAGNIGGEFIPRTDEDMISFNVTAEVGISLPEMNRIMAEVEEIITEEVPEMTNLYVNFGTGEGFTALFGGSNNNASVFISLLPKHERERSQFDIEDDLRERLSKVPGIELAFQRGGHITGAEGDLSVKIFGQDMDEIKQLSVDIRKIMEDMPGLVDINYSYTKPKPEYRIFIDRERVSALGLSVPQIANTINTAIKGSIVSLYRERGEEYNVTVRFDRKYRLNKEDILQILVPTATGKQVPLSNLVKVGVHDGPTEINREDQSRFVSVNASTSGRDLQSIRLDLERQLKTVPFPPDVRYEIGGTAEEQQESFFYLFIAILVSIALVYMVMASQFESLLDPFIILFTVPLAFIGVIWALLITGTDIGVTVLIGGMLLVGIVVNNGIVLIDYINQILNRTDMKLNDAIIVGAKTRLRPILMTAMTTILSMMPLALELGSGAEIWTPMARAVIGGLFVSTLLTLFFVPVLFSFFQKHKFADRM
- a CDS encoding bifunctional metallophosphatase/5'-nucleotidase; the protein is MKLRFCAITVLLLTALTAFSFAEEYQATFIHWNDFHSRNMPWKPGNYNPDGHMAGGYAYLAGLVDSLREVYPKALAVHAGDDFQGTPISSITRGLSQISILNEIKPDFFTVGNHEFDYGLTRLLALQDSAKFDMYAANVRRDKKGPRLFKSLMIPDKFPFKAALIGLTTDDLYTLCLPTNLEGIYVEDPAETARYLIDSLKNEGVEFIVAVTHQGIGEDIKLAQEIPDIDLIIGGHSHTYMSKPRIEGNTYIVQASSSGRYVGEIHLKTDGKTIQDFDFKILEVRPDKLKPSPEVARIVEYYEAQAGKALDEVIGELKTDWSRKGVESNLGNWLTDAMRAYTGADIGIQNNGGIRKDLPAGPIRVRDIWEISPFSNKIITFTVTGKEVQKMLDFQVKRGISLQFSGVTFVADTTKEIARKVRIDGKWVIPWKKYTVATNNYVGEQLEKYLGLSDRDIKNLEILDRDLFLKAVRDQKIINSKVEGRIRIQ
- a CDS encoding TolC family protein; this translates as MKQRNRGLFSLLIIFCVSVLPVQGEELTLEKAEQIALEKNIRLKMAEASLKKAEAGFREAVGGLLPQFSVYGQYTKNFELPVVVIDIPGAGPQPITMGSTYNSTGGISVSQTLFTSGALFSSVRLAKTGEEMAEIQKEQEKNNVILTVRTLYQQILLMESLIRATEEAERSALANLEMVRKMKAAGKANQFEVLQAEVKYREISPRLLSLKNRKKNLMTNLITFLNLETDEEIELSGELTLMDNPFRESALEEIKQEALANRYELVLLKYQEKMLKSRRLLAASGALPKVSLSADVRHQAQADSQDDMEYYRSKNVSVSVSIPLLSGGKHLASVQQANIELKKHELQVEQTIDFILSDVEKAYFKVFESREKVESNATLVEQADEALRMVKIMYENGGATQVEVLNAESGALGARSSYLSAVFEYNTAILQLKQAVNKL
- a CDS encoding TetR/AcrR family transcriptional regulator, giving the protein MREKIKETAAHLYALKGYNATSMREIAKEVGVTKAALYYHYESKEELFFDIIKDSFADLTRISQQLSESDQPVWDVLSEWVEKMIYFSEFKKDHWMIINKFSSGAIKDRIFMEFNRFWKINFDCLSKILEKGVKEGGIRNDIDIPMLTGAVFGILHGQFSVIYRENIKIEDNQMKSMVLGILEGGIASHETKK
- a CDS encoding efflux RND transporter periplasmic adaptor subunit, which produces MKKRWIIALIVLMIIIAVVIVFRKSQQTAEDYRELAADIRNIVSQFDNKEDNQSARRMIAEMQLVIDRSNAMNKRSDDLVIVPVEVETVGYGCIQNKLTYLGDIQAETSARIFAKIPDRIVDFPVNNGDYIRKGTVIARVEDSKLKQSVYQAEAALASAKSQLENLKLEYARIEQLYKEEAVSESQYEQLKTQLEVAKNGVAQAEAGYKMAREQLEDAVIKAPIDGYVSGKMLNVGDMAAGQMPIVTITQKDPLKITVDVIEKDIRLVRKGQKVNVYVDVFPGRVFEGRVVRISPVVNAATRTSQVEILLNNPDNSLTPGMFARLEIIVQSKDNVLLVNRNNVDVRTSRHLNGGSIRDTEIEQIFSVFVVEDSLALEKEIEIGIRSGLFLEVVSGLEEGDRVVSVGRANLRDSTMVNIVKVNS